The Ensifer adhaerens genome contains a region encoding:
- a CDS encoding DUF1254 domain-containing protein, with protein MDMTRRAVALGGAGLLASASFLPANALESPLFDPVEAADDFWLAVEAYIYGYPLVTTEMTRRVVTNVAKPEGSKGPMGHVIKLREYPNASFKDVTAPNADTLYTTAFVDVGKEPWVLSIPDMKDRFFLFPMLDGWTTVFQVPGKRTTGGGAQAYAITGPGWQGSLPDGVTEYKSSTGIVWILGRIYCDGTPEDYAAVHALQDECKLCPLSAYGKDWTPPVGKVDPSIDMKTAVREQVNRMDAVEYFTLLCELMKTNPPTAADGEAIAKFAEIGIVPGQDFDKSKLDAAFVSRIPIMAFHRIMLHFKFSDGDIQNVNGWGFTTKTGIYGTNYLQRALITAIGLGANRPQDAIYPTSLKSRDGLVSRAYHGSNKYVVTFPKGQLPPVRGFWSITMYDENYFFVDNPLNRYSISTRVSPKANADGSTEIYIQNESPGKDKENNWLPAPKGKFILMMRLYWPDDSPPSILDGSWLIPPVKKAG; from the coding sequence ATGGACATGACCCGTCGCGCCGTCGCTTTGGGCGGCGCCGGCCTGCTTGCATCAGCATCGTTCTTACCTGCGAACGCGCTGGAATCGCCGCTTTTCGATCCGGTCGAGGCTGCTGATGATTTCTGGCTGGCGGTGGAAGCCTATATCTACGGCTACCCACTGGTGACGACGGAAATGACCCGCCGGGTGGTGACCAATGTGGCCAAGCCCGAAGGCAGCAAGGGGCCGATGGGCCACGTCATCAAGCTGCGTGAATATCCGAACGCATCCTTCAAGGATGTCACCGCGCCGAATGCCGATACGCTGTACACGACAGCCTTCGTCGATGTGGGCAAGGAGCCGTGGGTGCTGTCGATCCCCGACATGAAGGATCGCTTCTTCCTGTTTCCGATGCTCGACGGCTGGACGACGGTGTTTCAGGTGCCGGGCAAGCGCACGACCGGCGGCGGGGCGCAGGCCTATGCCATTACCGGGCCGGGCTGGCAGGGAAGCCTTCCCGACGGCGTGACCGAATACAAATCCTCAACCGGCATCGTCTGGATCCTCGGGCGCATCTATTGTGATGGCACGCCGGAGGACTATGCGGCGGTGCATGCACTTCAGGACGAGTGCAAGCTTTGTCCGCTCAGCGCCTATGGCAAGGACTGGACGCCGCCGGTCGGCAAGGTCGATCCGTCGATCGACATGAAGACGGCGGTGCGCGAGCAGGTCAATCGCATGGATGCGGTCGAATATTTCACGCTTCTTTGCGAGTTGATGAAGACCAATCCGCCGACGGCAGCGGATGGCGAGGCGATCGCCAAATTTGCCGAAATCGGCATCGTGCCGGGCCAGGACTTCGACAAGAGCAAGCTCGATGCCGCCTTCGTCTCGCGCATCCCCATCATGGCGTTCCATCGCATCATGCTGCACTTCAAGTTCAGCGATGGTGACATCCAGAACGTCAACGGCTGGGGCTTCACCACCAAGACCGGCATCTACGGCACCAACTATCTGCAGCGGGCGCTGATCACGGCGATCGGGCTTGGCGCCAATCGTCCGCAGGATGCGATCTATCCGACGTCGCTGAAGTCCAGGGACGGCCTGGTTTCCCGCGCCTATCACGGCTCCAACAAATACGTCGTCACCTTCCCCAAGGGGCAATTGCCGCCGGTGCGCGGCTTCTGGTCGATCACCATGTACGACGAGAACTATTTCTTCGTCGACAATCCGCTCAACCGCTATTCGATCAGCACGCGCGTCAGCCCCAAGGCCAATGCCGACGGTTCGACGGAGATCTACATCCAGAATGAATCACCCGGCAAGGACAAGGAAAACAACTGGTTGCCGGCGCCGAAGG